From the Lusitaniella coriacea LEGE 07157 genome, one window contains:
- a CDS encoding TM2 domain-containing protein, which translates to MTEPNLSEASSKKMAAGLCGILLGALGIHKFILGYQQEGIIMLAVSLLGGTFTCGAASGVIGIIGLVEGIIYLTKSDQEFFDTYMLNQKPWF; encoded by the coding sequence ATGACAGAACCCAATCTTAGTGAAGCTAGCAGCAAAAAAATGGCAGCAGGATTGTGTGGCATCCTGTTAGGAGCGCTAGGAATTCATAAATTCATTCTGGGCTATCAGCAAGAGGGAATTATTATGCTGGCTGTGTCTTTGCTTGGGGGAACTTTTACTTGCGGTGCTGCCTCCGGTGTAATTGGTATTATTGGTTTGGTGGAAGGAATTATCTATCTCACCAAAAGTGACCAGGAATTTTTTGATACTTATATGCTGAATCAGAAGCCTTGGTTTTAG
- a CDS encoding DUF2752 domain-containing protein gives MLKFSRRPLSRNQIQLRAFKLSLVSSPILGAFFFNHTDYSSPFFCPLRTFTGIPCPGCGMTRSFLAIARGDFSGAIAYNLFGPILFAGCFVFALHLTAELFAKRSLHSPQLQFLLHSKKVRFLALSALFCYYAIRIDGLARSGELSIDFARSPLGQFLLSS, from the coding sequence ATGCTTAAGTTTTCTCGTCGTCCCCTCTCCCGCAACCAGATACAACTGCGTGCATTCAAACTATCTCTCGTTTCTTCGCCAATCTTAGGAGCCTTCTTTTTCAATCATACGGATTACTCTTCCCCCTTCTTTTGCCCTTTGCGAACTTTTACTGGAATTCCTTGTCCGGGATGCGGGATGACTCGCTCTTTTCTGGCGATCGCGCGAGGGGATTTTTCGGGCGCGATCGCGTACAATTTGTTCGGTCCCATTTTGTTTGCTGGCTGCTTCGTATTCGCACTTCATCTGACCGCAGAACTCTTCGCAAAACGCTCTCTCCATAGTCCTCAACTTCAATTCCTACTTCATAGTAAAAAAGTCCGTTTTCTCGCCTTATCCGCGCTTTTTTGCTACTATGCCATTCGGATTGATGGTTTGGCGCGATCGGGAGAATTATCTATAGATTTTGCTCGTTCTCCTCTCGGACAATTTCTTCTTTCGAGTTAA
- a CDS encoding DUF1838 domain-containing protein, giving the protein MVSNIEELDASFWVKTRNSLASQQTILFWTGSIYALIPNEPKHHLFKMAGMSVSRSLANGDKGWDFTSRELTYYLNPKTDRVLRHWENPWTKEIVPVVHVANSPVQGRFHGRFPALIERDLTTFMFDLFTHYPNPLAGDKRFIDYSPIKTYQATELFKFTVPTQELLDPQTTEVSQVILSWDRIGPWLPWMKMGTKPGQLVYSAHGSKVNDFGELPQWLQEELDYRLPSYKKAPTTKLNQENMTSWRYFKRHFDAYLAGEHFPLSA; this is encoded by the coding sequence ATGGTTAGCAATATCGAGGAGTTGGATGCTTCCTTTTGGGTCAAAACGCGCAATTCCCTAGCATCCCAGCAAACAATTTTATTTTGGACGGGTTCGATCTACGCTTTAATCCCCAACGAACCCAAACACCATCTCTTTAAAATGGCAGGAATGAGTGTCAGTCGCTCTCTTGCCAATGGCGACAAAGGATGGGACTTTACCTCGCGGGAACTGACTTACTATCTCAATCCTAAAACCGATCGCGTGCTTCGTCATTGGGAAAATCCCTGGACAAAAGAAATTGTCCCCGTGGTTCATGTCGCCAACAGTCCCGTACAAGGACGCTTTCACGGACGCTTCCCCGCTTTAATCGAAAGGGATTTAACCACATTTATGTTCGATCTCTTTACCCACTATCCCAATCCCCTGGCGGGAGATAAACGATTCATCGACTACAGTCCCATCAAAACCTACCAAGCAACGGAACTATTTAAATTCACCGTTCCCACCCAAGAACTGCTCGATCCTCAAACCACAGAAGTCTCTCAAGTCATTCTCAGTTGGGATCGTATTGGTCCTTGGTTGCCTTGGATGAAAATGGGGACAAAACCCGGTCAACTCGTTTATAGCGCTCACGGGTCAAAGGTTAACGATTTTGGGGAGTTGCCTCAATGGTTGCAAGAAGAACTCGATTATCGCCTTCCTTCCTATAAAAAAGCCCCAACAACCAAACTCAATCAGGAAAATATGACCTCTTGGCGATACTTCAAACGGCACTTCGATGCCTATCTCGCTGGAGAGCATTTTCCCCTATCTGCCTAA
- a CDS encoding TM2 domain-containing protein — MTQSSSKSKVAAALLCWFLGGLGIHRFYLGYTGIGIIQLLTCGGLFIWAIIDFILILTGGLKDSEGRDLI, encoded by the coding sequence ATGACACAGAGTTCCTCTAAGTCTAAAGTTGCGGCAGCGCTTCTGTGTTGGTTTTTGGGCGGTTTAGGGATTCACCGCTTCTATTTGGGATATACCGGGATTGGAATCATTCAACTTTTAACCTGTGGAGGATTATTTATTTGGGCGATTATCGATTTCATTTTAATTTTGACAGGGGGATTGAAAGATAGCGAAGGACGCGATCTCATTTAA